In the Endozoicomonas sp. SCSIO W0465 genome, CCGACTTTCCCATCAATGGTGAGATGATTAACGTGGATTACAGCATTTCACCGATCAACTGCGGGGAAGCAAGGCTGCTTCTGGAAATCAATCCCCGTGATCGGGTCCAGAAAATTTCACGGGAAGAGTCGCTGATAGCCAAACAGGAAACCTCCAGAATCCTGGTGCGGGGGCTGGCCCATGAAGTGAAAAACCCCCTTGGTGGTATTCGTGGTGCGGCTCAGCTACTGGCCAGGGAACTGGATGACCAGGGGCTTAACGAATTCACCGATATTATTATCCGGGAGGCGGATCGGCTGCGTGACCTGGTCGACCAGATGCTGGGTCCGCTGCAGCCACCGAAGATGGCAGACCTGAATATTCACGAAGTACTTGAACGGGTAATCCAGTTAATCAATGCCGAAACCGGTGGAGAACTCAGACTCAAGCGAGACTATGACCCAAGTATTCCCGACATACCGGGAGACTTTGAACGGCTGATACAGGCCATTCTGAACCTGGTGCGCAATGCCATGCAGGCCATTGATCAGGCAATGCCCCGTTGTGAAGGCCGGATCACGCTGAGAACCCGTATTGCCCGGCAATTTACCATCGGTACCCAGCGGCAGCGGCTGGTTTGTCACTTATCAATTATTGATAACGGGCCAGGTATACCTCCTGATCTGATCGATAATATTTTCTACCCCATGATCAGTGGTCGTGCCGATGGAACGGGTCTGGGGTTACCCATGGCACAGTCAATCATCAGCCTGCATCAGGGGCTGGTTGAGTGTGAGAGTAAGCCGGGCGAAACCATTTTTAACGTGTTCTTACCCATAATCAGAGAACCGCTATCGCTAGGAGGCTGACCGAGAATAGCGCCCGTAGCGAGGATGGCAGAAAATTGAGGATAAAAATTTCGTTTTGTGAGGTGAATAGCGGGGCTATTTGCC is a window encoding:
- the glnL gene encoding nitrogen regulation protein NR(II); this translates as MQNIVLDHLNTVVIVLDQEFRVVTLNPAAENLLDTSLKRVLNQPVTTVIPEENFKADLDRSLGQNQQFTRRETDFPINGEMINVDYSISPINCGEARLLLEINPRDRVQKISREESLIAKQETSRILVRGLAHEVKNPLGGIRGAAQLLARELDDQGLNEFTDIIIREADRLRDLVDQMLGPLQPPKMADLNIHEVLERVIQLINAETGGELRLKRDYDPSIPDIPGDFERLIQAILNLVRNAMQAIDQAMPRCEGRITLRTRIARQFTIGTQRQRLVCHLSIIDNGPGIPPDLIDNIFYPMISGRADGTGLGLPMAQSIISLHQGLVECESKPGETIFNVFLPIIREPLSLGG